Proteins from one Cryptomeria japonica chromosome 4, Sugi_1.0, whole genome shotgun sequence genomic window:
- the LOC131874775 gene encoding VQ motif-containing protein 25-like: MECKRGHSGRLSTCRSSHVISKSNSSVQQIITPVIRIVHIFEPKFVNTDAANFRDIVQQLTGKNSSTSSKKFKKKKLGPQIPLFSNKELKADHSESPTHEEEEDLLATVLSLCEDQSSSPLPQIMTENDSTRSLDSFFGSFGAFGEMDFFTPFVGSNSLLPEFPIDHTDHFTDTFMPS; this comes from the coding sequence ATGGAGTGTAAAAGAGGTCATTCAGGCCGTTTGAGCACATGTAGATCTTCTCATGTAATCTCGAAATCCAACTCTTCTGTACAACAGATCATCACTCCAGTTATACGAATCGTGCATATTTTTGAACCAAAGTTTGTGAATACCGATGCAGCCAATTTCCGGGACATTGTCCAACAGCTTACTGGGAAAAACTCTTCTACCTCATCCAAAAAGTTCAAGAAAAAGAAGCTCGGCCCTCAGATCCCTCTTTTCTCTAACAAAGAGCTGAAAGCTGATCATTCTGAGTCACCAActcatgaggaggaggaggatttgtTGGCAACGGTATTATCTCTCTGCGAGGACCAATCGAGTTCTCCTCTACCACAAATCATGACTGAGAACGACAGCACAAGATCTTTAGATAGTTTTTTTGGGAGTTTCGGTGCTTTTGGAGAGATGGATTTCTTCACTCCCTTTGTGGGTTCCAATTCATTGCTACCTGAGTTCCCAATCGATCATACTGATCACTTCACGGACACTTTCATGCCATCTTAG